One uncultured Methanobrevibacter sp. genomic window carries:
- a CDS encoding DUF530 domain-containing protein, translated as MEESVLVNKAENYLKEIANDSIILNDIEDFDNFKSLYFKLVDRLNYLQNLKDDMDAQGYTTPFTSLSRYGTKSVSEVSLEEVGENSRHNQIFRMKANSKKNILDRVKSAIDSHKIAIGNLEQFGYVKCNNCYKKYSIDEYGQIDGKCTCSSQGFTFKVNKEATHRLQIIPYLPLSGNYMVLMSELSSYGRESFKQVLNLLKQERKGVVKTISLVIRFRDKNNRLIRKNVSLGSDYVNNYEEEVRRQYGRNVRIETLRFHRTKPAIIDDKHARTALALAYVKYAESIIGEIKDDILKRRLTDFKRMNRYFEIIAEYENQTPDFIDKYDQNAIEEWRQSQIQKEFQKLNYVDRFGNIKRSLSRDLKIRESIFKNAFKNIASAIIMWDIFRYYMTTSNNSRKIVLGPFPYIRVELDREQRKVFQTTYTKVIETLNNFTDIKIIPVHEMDLLLYEKFKFEKQSRNSNIKFNQVALGAALVHQNSDIELEEISNAFNVNESKIKKEIKHIDQIRNPKSDKSKKFLDLIKK; from the coding sequence ATGGAAGAATCTGTCCTGGTAAATAAAGCCGAGAACTATCTGAAAGAAATTGCAAATGATTCAATCATCTTAAATGATATTGAAGATTTTGACAATTTCAAAAGTCTTTACTTTAAGCTAGTCGACAGATTAAACTATTTGCAAAACCTTAAAGACGATATGGATGCACAGGGATACACCACTCCCTTTACATCACTTTCAAGATACGGAACAAAATCAGTTTCCGAAGTGTCTCTTGAAGAGGTTGGTGAAAACAGCCGTCACAACCAGATATTCAGAATGAAAGCCAACTCAAAAAAGAACATTCTGGATAGGGTCAAATCAGCTATTGATTCACATAAAATTGCAATCGGAAACCTTGAGCAGTTCGGATATGTAAAATGCAACAACTGCTACAAGAAATATTCAATTGACGAATACGGTCAGATTGACGGAAAATGTACCTGTTCATCTCAGGGATTTACATTTAAAGTCAACAAGGAAGCCACTCACCGCCTGCAGATTATACCTTATCTGCCGTTATCCGGAAATTATATGGTTTTGATGAGTGAACTGTCATCATACGGCAGAGAATCTTTTAAACAGGTTCTGAATTTACTTAAACAGGAACGTAAAGGTGTTGTTAAGACAATTTCTCTGGTCATAAGATTCAGGGACAAAAACAATCGTTTAATTAGAAAAAACGTTTCTCTTGGTTCTGATTATGTCAACAATTACGAAGAGGAAGTTAGACGTCAGTACGGCAGAAACGTTAGGATTGAAACCCTGAGATTCCACAGAACAAAACCTGCAATCATAGATGACAAGCATGCAAGAACCGCACTGGCGCTGGCATATGTCAAATACGCCGAATCAATAATCGGCGAAATTAAAGATGATATCCTTAAAAGAAGACTTACAGATTTTAAACGTATGAACAGATACTTTGAAATTATTGCAGAATATGAAAACCAGACACCTGATTTTATTGATAAATACGACCAAAATGCAATTGAGGAATGGAGACAGTCACAGATTCAAAAGGAATTCCAAAAATTGAACTATGTCGACAGATTCGGTAATATCAAAAGGTCATTAAGCCGTGACTTGAAAATACGGGAGTCAATTTTTAAGAATGCCTTTAAAAATATTGCCTCAGCAATAATAATGTGGGATATCTTCAGGTATTATATGACAACATCCAATAATTCCCGTAAAATCGTTCTTGGACCCTTCCCGTATATTCGTGTTGAACTTGACCGTGAACAGAGAAAGGTTTTCCAGACAACCTACACCAAGGTAATTGAAACCTTAAATAATTTTACAGATATTAAAATCATCCCAGTACATGAAATGGATCTGCTGCTGTATGAAAAGTTCAAGTTTGAAAAGCAGTCAAGAAATTCCAATATCAAATTCAATCAGGTTGCTTTAGGGGCTGCGCTGGTTCATCAGAACTCAGACATTGAACTTGAAGAAATAAGCAATGCATTCAATGTAAATGAATCCAAAATCAAAAAGGAAATCAAACACATTGACCAGATTAGAAATCCGAAAAGCGACAAATCCAAAAAATTCCTTGATTTAATCAAAAAATAG
- the metG gene encoding methionine--tRNA ligase: MSKIFISCALPYANGPCHLGHIRSTYLPADIYARYNRMIGNDVLMVCATDEHGTPIAVKADKENKKPIEISKRYHDMIVSDVESMNISLDNFTRTTDEAHYEIAKNFFKKLYDDGYIYREDIQQLYCPNCNKFLPDRYVEGLCPVCGSEARGDHCEKCGKALNPTELDEPHCITCGTTPVIRDTFQYAFKLSELEDELKEYINNNENLPANVKNYASNWLEEGLTDWILTRDMDWGIPVPLDEAKGKVLYVWIEAFLGYISSASQWSHVSGRKWEEYWNDYVVHFIGKDIIYHHSIFWPGLLKAYGCKLPDMIYAGEFLSLEGEKMSTSKNWVIWIADFVKDYEPDLLRYYLTINAPLNKDSDFSWDDFQRRNNDELADVIGNFLHRTFVFTKKQFESKIPEYTNPTEEDEEFRAAIEELPDKAGEYIANYEFREALLEIFKVAKKGNKYFNDAEPWKAVKEDKVKAANCLYLSNQLAKTLAYMLKPFLPTKADKIAEIMNLGTLDNWEDAKIPLPTGHEINKAKPLFKKIEDKEIEAQKAKLKENLKENEDETMSDLVTIDQFDEFVIKIGEVKEAEKIEKSDKLLKLQVDLGEEKPRQIVAGLAKFYDAEELIGRKVCVVANLQPAKLFGTLSEGMILATGASGALLTPDENAEVGERIQ, translated from the coding sequence ATGTCAAAAATTTTTATTTCATGTGCACTTCCTTATGCAAATGGTCCATGTCATTTAGGCCATATCCGTTCTACATATTTGCCTGCAGACATCTATGCAAGATACAACAGGATGATTGGAAATGACGTGCTGATGGTTTGTGCTACTGATGAACATGGAACTCCAATTGCAGTTAAGGCAGATAAAGAGAATAAAAAACCTATTGAAATTTCCAAAAGATATCATGACATGATTGTCAGCGATGTAGAATCAATGAACATTTCTTTAGATAATTTTACAAGAACTACAGATGAAGCTCACTATGAAATTGCTAAAAATTTCTTTAAAAAATTATACGATGACGGATATATCTACAGGGAGGATATACAGCAGCTGTACTGTCCGAACTGTAACAAATTCCTTCCGGACAGATATGTTGAAGGATTATGTCCTGTATGCGGTTCAGAAGCTCGCGGAGACCACTGTGAAAAATGCGGTAAAGCTCTAAACCCGACTGAACTTGACGAACCTCACTGTATTACATGTGGAACAACACCTGTCATCAGGGATACATTCCAGTATGCATTCAAGCTGTCCGAACTGGAGGATGAGTTAAAAGAATACATCAACAATAATGAAAATCTTCCGGCAAACGTTAAAAACTATGCGTCAAACTGGCTTGAAGAAGGATTAACCGACTGGATTTTAACTCGTGATATGGATTGGGGTATTCCGGTACCTCTTGATGAAGCAAAAGGTAAAGTATTATACGTCTGGATTGAAGCATTCCTGGGTTACATCTCATCAGCATCACAATGGTCACACGTATCCGGCAGGAAATGGGAAGAATACTGGAATGACTATGTCGTTCACTTTATCGGTAAGGACATCATCTACCACCACTCAATATTCTGGCCGGGACTTTTAAAAGCATACGGATGCAAACTGCCTGACATGATTTATGCAGGTGAATTTTTATCCCTTGAAGGAGAAAAGATGTCAACAAGTAAAAACTGGGTCATATGGATAGCTGATTTTGTAAAAGACTATGAACCTGATTTGCTCAGATACTACCTGACAATTAACGCTCCTCTAAACAAGGATTCAGACTTTTCATGGGATGACTTCCAGAGAAGAAACAACGACGAACTGGCAGATGTTATCGGAAACTTCCTTCACAGGACATTTGTTTTCACCAAAAAACAGTTTGAAAGCAAAATCCCTGAATACACAAATCCTACTGAAGAGGATGAAGAGTTCAGAGCTGCTATTGAAGAGCTGCCTGACAAAGCCGGTGAATACATAGCAAACTATGAATTCAGAGAAGCACTCCTTGAAATATTTAAAGTAGCTAAAAAAGGAAACAAATATTTCAACGATGCAGAACCATGGAAAGCCGTAAAAGAAGACAAAGTAAAAGCGGCAAACTGTTTATACTTATCCAATCAGCTGGCAAAAACTCTGGCCTACATGCTCAAACCTTTCCTTCCAACAAAAGCGGACAAGATTGCTGAGATTATGAATCTCGGCACTTTGGACAACTGGGAGGATGCTAAAATTCCATTGCCGACCGGTCATGAAATAAACAAAGCCAAACCATTATTCAAAAAGATTGAAGATAAAGAAATTGAAGCCCAAAAGGCTAAACTTAAGGAAAACTTAAAAGAAAATGAGGATGAAACTATGAGTGATTTAGTAACTATTGATCAATTTGATGAATTCGTAATAAAAATAGGTGAAGTTAAAGAAGCGGAAAAAATCGAAAAATCCGACAAATTATTAAAATTGCAGGTGGATTTAGGTGAAGAAAAACCTAGACAAATCGTTGCAGGACTTGCAAAATTCTATGATGCAGAAGAACTCATCGGAAGAAAAGTATGTGTAGTCGCTAACCTCCAGCCTGCAAAACTCTTCGGAACATTATCTGAAGGTATGATTTTAGCAACTGGAGCTTCCGGAGCACTTCTCACACCTGATGAAAACGCTGAAGTCGGTGAAAGAATACAATAA
- the priL gene encoding DNA primase large subunit PriL yields the protein MAEVSYINPLSNEGRQIVRQYGDLNQIFEEDESLIDTIIHTTNQRISDDSLIPKSYADYAIKRMQWAIEKKNNKNYTQAEFEFLTNSDLFMQDVVIFHILCQAIAIQFNTGSRETRLFVESQGTLILERLAKIPPMSRAEIIDEVLDEVKVDGSINWKSLRDVVSTKKLKLTDLLIDNGEIILQQDDFLERFSDKFTDRSPDRMYSILIGDSVKEQILSRLIMQKTEEYIARIKEMSARIEIHPAIIEIGEQLKDFIPEEISKYNQYYAGSGGIYGTVQAGKLNPDAFPPCIQATVDGVSSGGRNDAIVLLLTSFASYARLYPRIFASDESVKVSDMDPDLSITENEILPLIFDAADNCTPPLFEDQPQEKINIISKLGFGMHDRVDINHEGETKWYTPMSCEKIKIHLPQLCHPDKSCKGINNPLSCYGRKKFQLDKEAPKEE from the coding sequence ATGGCTGAAGTTTCATATATCAACCCATTGTCAAATGAGGGAAGACAAATTGTTAGACAATACGGTGATTTAAACCAGATTTTTGAAGAAGACGAATCACTGATAGATACCATTATCCACACCACAAACCAGAGAATTTCTGACGATTCCCTGATTCCAAAATCATATGCAGATTATGCTATAAAGCGCATGCAGTGGGCTATTGAAAAAAAGAACAACAAAAATTACACACAGGCAGAATTTGAATTTCTAACCAATTCAGATTTGTTTATGCAGGACGTTGTTATATTCCATATCCTGTGCCAGGCAATAGCTATACAGTTCAATACAGGTTCACGTGAAACAAGGCTTTTTGTTGAATCCCAAGGGACACTGATTTTAGAAAGACTTGCAAAAATACCTCCAATGTCAAGAGCGGAAATCATTGATGAGGTTTTGGATGAAGTAAAAGTTGACGGGTCAATCAACTGGAAATCCCTAAGGGACGTAGTTTCAACAAAAAAACTCAAATTAACAGATCTTCTTATTGACAACGGTGAAATAATTCTCCAGCAGGATGACTTTCTCGAACGTTTCAGCGACAAGTTTACAGACAGAAGCCCCGACAGAATGTATTCCATACTTATTGGAGACAGTGTTAAAGAACAGATTCTCTCAAGGCTGATTATGCAGAAAACAGAAGAATACATTGCAAGAATCAAGGAAATGTCTGCAAGAATAGAAATTCACCCTGCAATCATTGAAATTGGAGAGCAGCTCAAAGACTTCATACCTGAAGAAATCAGCAAATACAACCAGTATTATGCAGGAAGCGGAGGAATCTACGGAACTGTTCAGGCTGGAAAACTGAATCCTGACGCATTTCCACCATGTATTCAGGCAACTGTTGACGGAGTATCTTCAGGAGGCCGTAATGATGCGATTGTGCTCCTTTTAACATCCTTTGCATCATATGCAAGACTATATCCGAGAATTTTCGCATCAGATGAAAGTGTTAAGGTATCTGATATGGATCCCGATTTAAGCATTACCGAAAATGAGATTTTACCATTGATTTTTGATGCTGCAGACAACTGTACACCACCTTTATTTGAAGATCAGCCGCAGGAAAAAATCAATATCATATCAAAACTGGGATTCGGAATGCATGACCGTGTAGACATCAACCACGAAGGAGAAACCAAATGGTATACTCCAATGAGCTGTGAGAAAATTAAGATACACCTTCCTCAGCTGTGCCATCCGGACAAGTCATGCAAAGGAATTAACAATCCTCTGTCATGTTATGGACGTAAGAAATTCCAGCTGGATAAGGAAGCCCCTAAAGAAGAATAA
- the priS gene encoding DNA primase catalytic subunit PriS: protein MFSKATIKERRQYYREEWDPSDLPEFIAKDIKKREFGFDHNGRGPNDRYKVFRGTESLRKFLRYKAPFAAYISVAFYNNPRRREDWLKAEYIFDVDAKDIPIRSCQCDGVCETCLGEALEIVNSLIDTLESDLDLKNIHLIYSGRGYHIRILDDEMMLANSELRSEVLKYVAGAEVPKSQFINSEISNKSFNFEHFSIPIGYSKIFTDKVKFNVQHLVGNEKLDGINPKLMKDIMASRYHLEEDNWGLFKRDIGPRRYKNFVEAMARVNLSTIDAKVSIDLKRILRLPSSLHSKVSMKCMEVKNRETFDPFDKAVPKFVYERKGV from the coding sequence ATGTTTTCTAAAGCTACAATTAAAGAGCGAAGGCAGTATTATCGTGAAGAATGGGACCCTTCAGACTTGCCGGAATTCATTGCCAAAGACATTAAAAAAAGGGAGTTCGGTTTTGACCATAACGGAAGAGGTCCTAACGACAGATACAAGGTGTTCAGAGGAACAGAATCTTTAAGAAAATTCCTCAGATATAAAGCGCCCTTTGCAGCATATATCTCTGTAGCTTTCTACAACAATCCAAGAAGAAGGGAAGACTGGCTTAAGGCCGAATACATTTTCGATGTTGATGCAAAAGACATCCCAATCAGGTCATGCCAGTGCGACGGAGTCTGTGAAACCTGCCTCGGTGAAGCTTTAGAAATAGTAAACTCCCTTATTGACACACTGGAAAGTGACCTGGATTTAAAAAACATTCATCTGATATATTCCGGAAGAGGATACCACATCAGAATTTTAGATGACGAGATGATGCTTGCAAACAGTGAACTTCGCTCAGAAGTCCTCAAATATGTTGCAGGCGCTGAAGTTCCAAAGTCCCAGTTCATCAACTCCGAAATTTCAAACAAGAGCTTTAACTTCGAGCATTTCTCAATTCCTATAGGCTATTCCAAGATATTTACAGATAAGGTAAAGTTCAACGTTCAGCATCTGGTCGGCAATGAAAAACTGGACGGAATCAATCCCAAACTGATGAAAGACATCATGGCATCAAGATACCACCTTGAAGAGGATAACTGGGGACTGTTCAAAAGAGATATAGGTCCAAGAAGATATAAAAACTTCGTTGAAGCTATGGCTCGTGTCAATCTTTCAACAATTGACGCTAAAGTATCTATAGATTTGAAAAGGATTTTAAGGCTTCCTTCATCACTTCACTCAAAAGTCAGCATGAAATGTATGGAAGTTAAAAACAGGGAAACATTCGATCCCTTTGACAAAGCAGTTCCTAAATTTGTTTATGAAAGAAAAGGTGTATAA
- a CDS encoding thymidylate kinase: MRKFIVIDGLDGSGKDTQVNLLAEAYKKKGRDVIVRSHPCSDNKFGRKSKQALLKTGKFNKIKATVYFGLDAIRSVQMYYYNKDVDVVIFSRYILAVMYLPEVINTIVYKIVAFVLPTSDCMFFLDITPEESLRRIGARNEETEMFENIDSLRENRQKSQKFTYNWNVVPADDAPEVISEKIITKCFQTD, from the coding sequence ATGAGGAAATTTATTGTTATTGACGGACTGGATGGTTCTGGTAAAGATACGCAGGTTAATCTTCTTGCTGAAGCCTATAAGAAGAAAGGCCGAGATGTCATTGTCAGATCTCATCCATGCAGTGATAATAAATTCGGCAGAAAATCAAAACAGGCACTTCTAAAAACTGGAAAATTTAATAAAATTAAAGCTACTGTTTATTTTGGACTCGATGCAATTCGCTCAGTTCAAATGTATTATTATAACAAGGACGTTGATGTGGTGATATTTTCAAGATACATTTTAGCCGTAATGTATCTTCCGGAAGTTATAAACACTATCGTATATAAGATTGTGGCTTTTGTTCTTCCAACCTCAGACTGCATGTTCTTTTTGGACATTACTCCTGAAGAGTCCCTAAGACGTATAGGTGCACGTAATGAAGAAACTGAAATGTTTGAAAATATAGATTCACTAAGGGAAAACCGTCAGAAATCACAGAAGTTCACATATAACTGGAACGTTGTTCCTGCTGACGATGCTCCTGAAGTGATTTCCGAAAAAATCATTACCAAATGCTTCCAGACTGATTAA
- the cofH gene encoding 5-amino-6-(D-ribitylamino)uracil--L-tyrosine 4-hydroxyphenyl transferase CofH, translating into MFDKLPISSKTEKILTKSLDEPISVEEANHLMNIQGSDLYPLLATADYLRQKIVGDKVTFINNCNINFTNICTVRCGFCAFGKDANDPEAYILNDEQILEKAQGAVDKGAHEFCVMGGVLPDADIEYYEHLLTLLKGEYPDVMIHGFSPTMINDACIVSGLDIAEGCERLRDAGLDTLPGTAAEILTDRSRDLICPEKVSVSEWVDIVKTAHEVGIPGSATIMYGHVETLEERVEHIDIIRQIQEETHGFTEFIPMTFMHEYSPIFLEGQSDLGATGTQDLKLYAVSRLMLRDLIPNIQVSWVKMGYRFAQVSLTAGANDLGGTLGGDELSEASGAPDGVEASIGTLARMVEDLGRNPIERNSKYTEFYPIQKGIEMPSK; encoded by the coding sequence ATGTTTGATAAACTACCAATTTCTTCTAAAACAGAAAAGATTTTGACCAAATCGTTAGACGAACCCATCAGTGTTGAAGAAGCAAATCATTTGATGAACATTCAAGGTTCAGATTTATATCCTCTTCTTGCAACCGCTGATTATCTTAGACAGAAAATCGTTGGGGACAAAGTAACATTCATCAACAACTGCAATATCAATTTTACAAACATATGTACCGTCAGATGCGGATTTTGTGCATTCGGAAAAGATGCAAATGATCCTGAAGCATATATTTTAAACGACGAACAGATTCTTGAAAAGGCTCAGGGAGCAGTTGATAAGGGAGCTCATGAGTTCTGCGTTATGGGAGGAGTGCTTCCGGATGCGGATATTGAATATTATGAACATCTTCTCACATTGCTTAAAGGGGAATATCCTGATGTAATGATTCACGGATTTTCACCGACAATGATTAACGACGCTTGCATTGTGTCAGGTTTGGACATTGCTGAAGGATGTGAACGTCTGAGGGATGCAGGACTGGACACACTTCCAGGAACAGCGGCTGAAATTCTTACAGACCGTTCAAGAGATCTGATCTGTCCTGAAAAGGTAAGCGTAAGTGAATGGGTTGATATAGTCAAAACAGCTCATGAAGTAGGAATTCCGGGTTCGGCAACAATAATGTACGGTCATGTGGAAACATTGGAAGAAAGAGTAGAACATATTGATATTATCAGACAAATTCAGGAAGAAACTCACGGATTTACAGAATTTATCCCTATGACATTTATGCATGAGTACTCTCCAATCTTTTTGGAAGGACAATCAGACCTTGGAGCTACAGGAACTCAGGATTTAAAGCTATATGCAGTTTCAAGACTGATGCTCAGAGACCTGATTCCAAACATCCAGGTGTCATGGGTAAAAATGGGATACAGATTTGCACAGGTTTCTTTAACTGCAGGTGCCAATGACCTTGGAGGTACTTTAGGTGGAGATGAATTGTCAGAAGCTTCAGGAGCTCCTGATGGAGTTGAAGCCTCTATTGGTACTTTAGCTCGCATGGTTGAAGATTTAGGTAGAAATCCTATTGAGAGAAATTCCAAATATACTGAGTTTTACCCAATTCAAAAAGGTATAGAAATGCCTTCAAAATAA
- the comD gene encoding sulfopyruvate decarboxylase subunit alpha, producing MDSSEAIYNGLKDAGIDFIVSVPCVNLSKLLNMIDEDEEITHIPVTREEEGIGICAGAYLGGKRTAILMQNSGLGNSINALKSLMELYEFPLIMIMSHRGTEGENICGQIPMGESTPLILEAMDFNFFKPSNPDAAYVDVRNSWELSVEDGKPVSILLEIKYW from the coding sequence ATGGATAGTAGCGAAGCTATTTATAATGGACTTAAAGATGCAGGAATTGACTTTATTGTAAGCGTTCCATGCGTCAATCTATCAAAATTACTGAATATGATTGATGAAGACGAAGAAATAACTCATATTCCGGTAACCAGAGAGGAAGAAGGTATCGGAATATGTGCCGGAGCATATCTCGGAGGCAAAAGAACAGCAATTCTAATGCAGAATTCAGGGCTTGGAAACTCCATTAATGCATTAAAATCACTTATGGAACTGTATGAATTCCCATTAATTATGATAATGAGCCATAGAGGAACAGAAGGCGAAAACATCTGCGGACAGATCCCTATGGGAGAGTCAACACCACTGATTTTAGAGGCAATGGACTTTAACTTTTTTAAACCTTCAAATCCTGATGCCGCATATGTGGACGTTAGAAATTCCTGGGAACTTTCAGTTGAAGACGGAAAACCAGTCAGCATATTGCTGGAGATTAAATATTGGTGA
- the comE gene encoding sulfopyruvate decarboxylase subunit beta: protein MARFEAIYEIMEYIDDEIVVCNIGFPSRELYEINDRPKNFYMIGSMGLASSIGFGLALAKPDEKVVVIDGDGSLLMNMGSLVTIFANNPQNLTWIVIDNGAYGSTGNQDTYAQKLDLVEIAKSVGFKNSFNFNDINLKDIINSDDASFIVYETEAGNSSAPIIDLEPVEIKKRFMDAIE, encoded by the coding sequence ATGGCAAGATTTGAAGCAATTTATGAAATAATGGAATATATCGATGATGAAATTGTTGTCTGCAATATCGGATTTCCTTCAAGAGAACTCTATGAAATCAACGACAGGCCTAAAAACTTTTACATGATCGGTTCAATGGGTCTTGCATCATCAATCGGTTTCGGACTTGCACTGGCAAAACCTGACGAGAAAGTTGTCGTTATTGACGGAGACGGATCTCTTTTGATGAATATGGGTTCACTTGTAACAATCTTTGCAAATAATCCGCAGAATTTAACATGGATTGTTATTGACAATGGTGCATACGGTTCAACAGGAAATCAGGACACTTACGCTCAAAAGTTAGATTTGGTTGAAATTGCAAAAAGCGTTGGTTTTAAAAACAGTTTTAACTTTAATGATATTAATTTAAAAGACATTATAAATAGCGATGACGCAAGTTTTATTGTTTATGAAACCGAAGCTGGAAATTCATCTGCACCGATTATTGACCTTGAACCGGTTGAAATCAAAAAACGATTCATGGATGCTATTGAATAA
- a CDS encoding ArsR family transcriptional regulator, whose amino-acid sequence MEKQVFFNKLGYVKVSTSRTKILKSLENSIKLPSEIAKETRLGNTQVSNGLSDLKKENLVVCLNEELKKGRLYQITDEGRKIVQYLNNDMK is encoded by the coding sequence ATGGAAAAACAAGTATTTTTTAATAAGCTAGGATATGTTAAAGTATCCACATCAAGAACAAAAATCCTGAAAAGTTTAGAAAACAGTATAAAATTACCTTCAGAAATTGCAAAAGAAACTCGATTAGGAAATACTCAAGTATCTAACGGCCTATCCGACCTGAAAAAGGAAAATTTAGTAGTTTGCCTTAATGAAGAATTAAAAAAAGGACGGCTTTATCAGATTACCGATGAAGGCAGAAAAATCGTTCAGTATTTAAATAATGACATGAAATAA